The proteins below are encoded in one region of Peribacillus muralis:
- the rbsK gene encoding ribokinase codes for MIKIAVVGSSSMDLVVTSAKRPKAGETVLGDSFITVPGGKGANQAVAAARLGADVSMIGCVGDDFYGEIILENLKKNRVNTDYVEPVTGSASGTAHIILSEGDNSIIVVKGANDFITPDYVQKAQKVIEDADIIMVQQEIPEETVEYLAELCKTLNKRLLLNPAPARKLSEAVIHQSAFLTPNEHEFEILFNGRDRAEVLTEHPNKLFITEGKNGVRYFDGHEEKVVSSFVVEAVDTTGAGDTFNAAFAVAVAEGKSFDECLIFANRAASISVTKLGAQGGMPHREEVERGLEA; via the coding sequence GTGATTAAAATTGCAGTGGTAGGTAGCTCTTCAATGGATTTAGTGGTGACATCAGCCAAGCGTCCAAAAGCTGGGGAAACGGTTTTAGGAGATTCATTTATCACGGTCCCAGGAGGTAAAGGAGCCAATCAGGCAGTGGCAGCAGCTCGTCTTGGAGCAGATGTATCCATGATTGGATGTGTAGGAGATGATTTTTATGGAGAAATCATTTTAGAAAATTTGAAAAAAAATCGCGTGAATACGGACTATGTGGAACCGGTTACAGGTTCGGCCTCCGGTACGGCACATATTATCCTTTCCGAAGGAGATAACAGCATAATCGTCGTTAAAGGTGCAAATGATTTCATTACACCCGATTATGTGCAAAAGGCCCAAAAAGTCATAGAGGATGCGGATATCATCATGGTTCAGCAGGAAATACCGGAGGAGACGGTCGAATATCTTGCTGAATTGTGCAAAACACTCAATAAAAGATTGCTCTTGAACCCAGCTCCTGCCCGCAAGCTAAGCGAGGCTGTCATTCACCAGTCAGCATTCCTGACGCCCAATGAACATGAATTCGAAATACTTTTCAATGGGAGAGATCGAGCTGAGGTCCTGACTGAGCATCCGAATAAGTTATTCATTACAGAAGGAAAAAATGGCGTCCGATATTTTGACGGCCATGAAGAAAAGGTCGTTTCAAGCTTTGTGGTGGAAGCGGTGGATACGACTGGTGCTGGCGATACATTCAACGCAGCTTTTGCGGTGGCCGTTGCAGAAGGGAAAAGCTTTGACGAATGTTTGATTTTCGCTAACCGGGCAGCTTCCATTTCAGTGACGAAGTTAGGGGCCCAAGGCGGCATGCCGCATAGGGAGGAAGTCGAAAGGGGCCTTGAAGCATGA
- the rbsD gene encoding D-ribose pyranase, whose amino-acid sequence MKRLGIINSSIAKVLADLGHTDYIVVGDAGLPVPSGVIKIDLALTPGTPSFQAVIEAVQEDMVIEKVIAATEVKEKNSGQHQYMEQQFGEAIEYVSHEEFKKLTGKAKAIIRTGETTPYSNCILQSGVFF is encoded by the coding sequence ATGAAACGTCTAGGAATCATCAATAGTTCGATAGCCAAGGTCCTTGCCGACCTTGGTCATACGGATTATATAGTTGTAGGTGACGCCGGGCTGCCGGTTCCATCGGGAGTCATTAAAATAGACTTAGCACTGACTCCCGGGACCCCATCGTTTCAAGCTGTCATCGAGGCCGTTCAGGAAGATATGGTCATTGAAAAGGTCATTGCCGCTACTGAAGTGAAAGAGAAAAATTCAGGACAGCATCAATATATGGAGCAGCAATTCGGCGAAGCGATTGAATATGTTTCACATGAGGAGTTCAAGAAGCTGACTGGTAAAGCGAAAGCGATCATCCGCACTGGGGAGACGACGCCGTATTCGAATTGCATTTTGCAGTCTGGAGTATTCTTTTAA
- a CDS encoding sugar ABC transporter ATP-binding protein, whose amino-acid sequence MQIEMHDIYKAFGQNKVLEGVQFSLEAGEVHALMGENGAGKSTLMNILTGLHKQDQGTIEINGNETSFKDSKEAEEAGMAFIRQELNIWPEMTVLENLFIGKEMVNKLGVLKSKQMKARAKEVFKTLNISLPFDKEAGLCSVGEQQMIEIAKALMTEAEVIIMDEPTAALTDREIEKLFEVMKGLTQKGVSLVYISHRMEEIFAICDRITVMRDGKTVDTKRIVDTNFDEVVQKMVGRELEDRFPHRHADLGDVVLEVKGLTKKGMFEDINFAIRQGEIVGVAGLMGAGRTEIMRALFGVDQIDRGEITVEGKRVAIRKPADAVRHGLAFITENRKEEGLILDFSIRENIGLPNLKSFAPSGLVKTEDEKNFADMMIKRLHVKTSSAETIIGTLSGGNQQKVVIAKWIGTSPKVLIMDEPTRGIDVGAKREIYELMHELTERGIAIIMVSSELPEIVGMSDRILVVHEGEIAGELLKQEATQEKIMALATGGN is encoded by the coding sequence ATGCAAATCGAAATGCACGATATATATAAGGCATTTGGTCAAAATAAGGTATTGGAGGGTGTTCAATTTTCGTTGGAGGCTGGTGAGGTACATGCGCTCATGGGGGAAAATGGAGCAGGTAAATCAACCTTGATGAACATTTTGACTGGTCTTCATAAACAGGATCAAGGAACGATCGAGATTAACGGCAATGAAACCTCATTCAAGGATTCAAAGGAAGCGGAAGAAGCGGGGATGGCCTTTATCCGTCAGGAACTGAATATTTGGCCGGAAATGACCGTGTTGGAGAACCTATTCATCGGCAAGGAAATGGTCAATAAGTTAGGTGTCCTAAAGTCGAAACAAATGAAAGCGCGTGCAAAAGAAGTTTTTAAAACGCTTAATATATCACTTCCCTTCGATAAGGAAGCCGGCCTTTGTTCCGTAGGTGAACAGCAAATGATCGAAATTGCCAAGGCGCTAATGACGGAGGCGGAGGTCATCATCATGGACGAACCGACCGCAGCATTGACCGATAGGGAAATCGAAAAGCTTTTTGAAGTGATGAAGGGCCTTACCCAAAAGGGCGTATCCCTTGTTTATATCTCTCATCGGATGGAGGAAATATTCGCCATTTGCGATAGGATCACCGTCATGCGTGATGGTAAAACCGTCGATACGAAAAGAATCGTCGATACGAATTTCGATGAAGTCGTACAAAAAATGGTCGGTCGGGAGCTGGAGGATCGGTTCCCTCATCGTCATGCGGATCTTGGCGATGTAGTCCTTGAAGTAAAAGGATTAACGAAAAAAGGGATGTTTGAAGATATCAATTTTGCAATCCGGCAAGGTGAAATTGTGGGTGTAGCCGGATTGATGGGAGCAGGCAGAACGGAAATCATGCGCGCCCTTTTCGGTGTCGACCAAATAGATCGCGGTGAGATTACCGTTGAGGGCAAGAGGGTTGCCATACGAAAACCGGCGGATGCGGTACGGCACGGTTTGGCGTTCATTACGGAAAACCGTAAAGAAGAGGGGCTGATCCTCGATTTTTCAATAAGGGAAAATATCGGTTTGCCCAATTTGAAGAGCTTTGCTCCAAGCGGGCTCGTGAAAACGGAGGATGAGAAAAACTTTGCAGATATGATGATCAAACGACTTCATGTAAAGACATCCTCTGCGGAAACGATCATCGGCACCCTTTCCGGGGGTAATCAGCAAAAAGTCGTCATCGCGAAATGGATCGGCACCTCCCCGAAGGTATTAATTATGGATGAGCCTACAAGGGGAATCGATGTTGGCGCAAAACGGGAAATTTATGAATTGATGCATGAATTGACGGAGCGGGGGATTGCCATCATCATGGTTTCTTCTGAACTTCCGGAAATCGTTGGAATGAGTGATAGGATCCTTGTCGTTCACGAAGGTGAAATCGCAGGGGAATTGTTAAAGCAGGAAGCGACACAAGAAAAAATTATGGCATTGGCGACAGGGGGGAATTAG